In a genomic window of Coprococcus eutactus:
- a CDS encoding Yip1 family protein → MNENQDQQFGQPQGESPSSDQAQANQQTGAYSQAQTGAYGQPQMNQQMYGQQGYGQGQMNQQMYGQQGYGQGQMNQQMYGQQGYGQPQMNQQMYGQQGYGQPQMNQQMYGQQGYGQPQMNQQYGQQQAKKSSAANDMINGILKNVLGLFKTPADTAGEMVESENMVSGGILIGVNAVVTFVFSLIGLLIMGMDFGPALGRGFYMLVFMIIANIIITAGLFISGGIIFKGGMTFGKAINVSGTIAVYETIAVVVGIVFEIISGILHKVGFLSGIIGGFAYILFAAISIGGILVAAHAAYESLDLDDNNRLYAIIAAVVISIFLITVFDNIAQKIFDSGACAEQVMYYFKHAAEVFGYLDWLS, encoded by the coding sequence ATGAACGAAAATCAGGATCAGCAGTTTGGTCAGCCACAGGGAGAAAGCCCATCGTCAGATCAGGCTCAGGCAAATCAGCAGACAGGTGCATACAGCCAGGCACAGACAGGTGCATATGGCCAGCCACAGATGAATCAGCAGATGTATGGTCAGCAGGGTTACGGTCAGGGACAGATGAACCAGCAGATGTATGGTCAGCAAGGCTATGGGCAGGGACAGATGAACCAGCAGATGTACGGTCAGCAGGGCTATGGTCAGCCACAAATGAACCAGCAGATGTACGGTCAGCAGGGCTATGGCCAGCCACAGATGAATCAGCAGATGTATGGTCAGCAGGGTTATGGCCAGCCACAGATGAATCAGCAGTATGGCCAGCAGCAGGCTAAGAAATCGTCAGCAGCAAATGACATGATAAACGGCATTCTTAAAAATGTACTTGGACTTTTCAAGACACCTGCTGATACGGCGGGCGAGATGGTCGAGAGTGAGAATATGGTTTCAGGCGGAATACTCATAGGTGTAAATGCAGTTGTTACTTTTGTATTTTCACTTATAGGACTTCTCATCATGGGTATGGATTTTGGACCAGCCCTCGGCAGGGGATTCTATATGCTGGTATTTATGATAATTGCAAACATCATCATAACAGCAGGACTTTTCATATCGGGCGGAATCATATTCAAGGGCGGAATGACATTTGGCAAGGCGATAAATGTGTCAGGAACGATTGCTGTATATGAGACGATTGCTGTTGTAGTCGGAATCGTATTTGAGATCATCTCAGGAATCCTTCACAAGGTCGGTTTTCTCAGCGGAATCATAGGCGGATTTGCATATATTCTCTTTGCAGCGATAAGTATCGGTGGAATTCTTGTTGCAGCCCATGCTGCATATGAGAGTCTGGATCTTGATGACAACAACAGATTATATGCAATCATAGCAGCTGTTGTTATATCGATCTTCCTTATCACTGTATTTGACAACATCGCACAAAAGATATTTGACAGTGGTGCATGTGCAGAGCAGGTAATGTATTACTTCAAGCATGCTGCAGAAGTATTTGGATACCTTGACTGGTTATCATAA
- a CDS encoding YesL family protein, with protein MNIFNSDGWFARIFGTIGDIIVVNILFIICSIPIFTIGASMSAMYYTLLKKQRTGETGGIIKLFFKGFKDNFKKSTIAWLLFMLIAFVFSLDFNLFGKGGPQENKLMYYTSVIFFILICFIAIYLFPVISAFENTLKNLILQSIYMAAKNFIFTIIIMILYTLPAYFLLASPQVFMVGIFILIVCGFGLIAYVSSFMFIKAFSPYLEAVTKQYTDDDPDSWMRSNEVSDDPSGESDSKILPDKSSSDQVSSGQKDSRKVTKKLEVSNSNK; from the coding sequence ATGAACATTTTCAATAGCGATGGCTGGTTTGCCAGAATCTTTGGCACAATTGGCGACATTATAGTAGTGAACATTCTATTCATAATATGCAGCATTCCAATATTCACCATAGGTGCGTCAATGAGTGCCATGTACTACACATTACTTAAAAAACAGCGGACAGGTGAGACCGGAGGAATTATAAAACTATTCTTCAAGGGTTTTAAAGACAATTTCAAAAAATCCACCATAGCATGGCTCTTATTCATGCTGATAGCCTTTGTATTCTCACTGGACTTCAATCTCTTTGGCAAAGGTGGTCCTCAGGAAAACAAGCTCATGTATTACACCAGTGTGATCTTCTTCATATTGATATGCTTTATCGCCATCTATCTGTTCCCAGTGATAAGCGCATTTGAGAATACATTAAAGAACCTCATACTCCAGTCCATATATATGGCGGCAAAGAATTTTATATTCACCATTATTATAATGATACTTTACACATTGCCTGCATATTTCCTGCTTGCCAGCCCACAGGTGTTCATGGTAGGCATCTTCATACTTATAGTGTGCGGATTTGGGCTGATAGCTTATGTATCATCATTCATGTTCATAAAGGCATTTTCACCATACCTCGAAGCTGTCACCAAGCAGTACACAGATGACGATCCAGACTCATGGATGAGATCAAATGAAGTATCAGATGATCCCTCAGGTGAATCAGACAGCAAAATCCTGCCAGATAAGTCATCTTCCGATCAGGTATCTTCCGGCCAGAAGGATTCCAGAAAGGTCACTAAAAAGCTGGAAGTCAGCAATTCCAATAAATAA
- a CDS encoding alpha-galactosidase: MAILINEEKKLFTLNTKNTTYQMKVIDYGYLAHLYYGKKMDGDMSYVITHYDRGFSGNPYEAQESREFSLDNIPQEYSCYGNGDFRTPAFNVKDIEGIHGCDLRYVSYEVMDKKYSLKGLPAAYTNDGEKGETLKIVLQDPQVGVEVELLYGIIEDKDLITRSAIVRNISDADIFVAKASSVSLDFVTGDYDLIHFHGRHAMERMYEREAINHGVKKIGSTRGTSSHQHSPFVVIAGKDANEDAGDCYGISLLYSGSFNCEVEKDQTDQVRLNMGVQDEMFEYVLYPESEFVAPEVVMVYSPDGFADMSHKMHDVVRYNICRGEYKTKRRPILINSWEAVYFDFNGDDIVNIAKQASELGVEMLVLDDGWFGVRDDDKSGLGDWFVNEDKMGGPMADVVKRVKALGMKFGIWIEPEMVSEKSELFKEHPDYAFVIPERKPVMGRSQLNLDFSRKEVVNCIFNQLTAVLDNIDVDYIKMDMNRSILNVYSMTEGIQNNGTILYKYVLGVYDFMERLQARYPKMFIEGCSGGGGRFDAGMMYYTPQIWCSDDTDAICRLDIQYGTSFGYPISVVGSHVSAVPNHQTGRTTPFNTRAVVAMAGSFGYELDLNKVSDEEKEEVKAQVENYKKYWDLLHNGLYYRLTDADKSKGVAAWSFVARDKSETLVNIVTMESFCNAPVPFVRVKGLDADATYVDEETGAEYSGQGLDQIGLPVPLKFGEYNAYQIHLVRK; encoded by the coding sequence ATGGCAATATTGATAAATGAAGAGAAAAAGCTTTTCACACTGAATACCAAAAATACTACATATCAGATGAAGGTGATTGATTATGGATATCTGGCTCATCTGTATTACGGCAAGAAAATGGACGGGGATATGTCATATGTCATAACTCATTACGATAGAGGATTTTCAGGCAATCCTTACGAGGCACAGGAGAGCAGAGAGTTCTCTCTGGACAATATTCCACAGGAATACAGCTGCTACGGCAACGGAGATTTCAGAACACCTGCATTCAACGTAAAGGATATAGAAGGAATCCACGGTTGTGATCTCAGATATGTTTCATACGAGGTTATGGACAAAAAGTACAGTCTCAAGGGTCTTCCTGCAGCATACACAAATGATGGCGAGAAGGGCGAGACACTCAAGATCGTTCTTCAGGATCCTCAGGTGGGAGTGGAGGTTGAACTCCTGTATGGAATTATAGAGGATAAGGATCTGATCACAAGATCAGCTATAGTCAGAAATATAAGCGATGCGGATATATTTGTGGCAAAGGCATCAAGTGTGAGCCTGGATTTTGTGACAGGTGATTATGATCTCATCCACTTCCATGGAAGACATGCTATGGAGCGCATGTATGAGAGAGAAGCTATAAATCATGGTGTGAAGAAGATCGGAAGCACAAGGGGTACATCAAGCCATCAGCACAGTCCATTTGTGGTTATAGCAGGCAAGGATGCGAATGAGGATGCAGGTGACTGCTATGGAATCTCACTTCTCTACAGTGGAAGCTTCAACTGTGAGGTTGAGAAGGATCAGACAGATCAGGTGAGACTTAACATGGGTGTTCAGGATGAGATGTTTGAGTATGTGCTTTATCCTGAGAGTGAGTTTGTGGCACCCGAGGTAGTTATGGTTTATTCGCCTGATGGATTTGCTGACATGTCACATAAGATGCATGACGTTGTGAGATACAATATCTGCCGTGGCGAGTACAAGACAAAGAGGAGACCTATACTCATCAACAGCTGGGAGGCAGTATACTTTGATTTCAACGGTGATGACATCGTAAATATAGCAAAGCAGGCTTCAGAGCTTGGCGTTGAGATGCTTGTCCTGGATGACGGTTGGTTCGGTGTGAGAGATGACGACAAGTCAGGACTTGGCGACTGGTTTGTAAATGAGGATAAGATGGGCGGTCCTATGGCTGATGTTGTGAAAAGAGTGAAGGCTCTCGGCATGAAGTTTGGTATCTGGATCGAACCGGAGATGGTATCTGAGAAGAGCGAGCTTTTCAAGGAGCATCCTGACTATGCATTTGTGATACCTGAAAGAAAGCCGGTCATGGGAAGAAGCCAGCTGAATCTGGACTTCTCAAGAAAAGAGGTCGTAAACTGCATATTTAATCAGCTGACAGCGGTGCTTGACAATATAGATGTTGATTATATAAAGATGGATATGAACAGAAGTATCCTAAATGTATACTCTATGACAGAGGGAATCCAGAACAATGGAACGATCCTTTACAAGTATGTACTTGGTGTATATGATTTCATGGAGAGACTTCAGGCAAGATATCCAAAGATGTTCATCGAGGGCTGCAGTGGTGGCGGTGGAAGATTTGATGCCGGAATGATGTATTACACACCACAGATCTGGTGCAGTGATGATACGGATGCCATTTGCAGGCTTGACATACAGTATGGAACTTCATTTGGCTATCCTATATCGGTGGTTGGCTCACATGTATCAGCGGTTCCGAATCACCAGACAGGCAGGACGACTCCGTTCAATACAAGAGCTGTCGTTGCCATGGCGGGAAGCTTTGGCTATGAGCTTGATCTGAACAAGGTCAGTGATGAGGAGAAGGAAGAGGTCAAGGCTCAGGTAGAAAACTACAAGAAGTATTGGGATCTCCTTCACAACGGACTCTACTATAGACTGACGGATGCAGACAAGAGCAAAGGCGTAGCTGCATGGTCATTTGTAGCAAGGGATAAGTCAGAGACACTTGTCAATATCGTGACGATGGAAAGCTTCTGCAATGCCCCTGTACCTTTTGTCAGAGTAAAGGGACTTGATGCGGATGCCACATATGTTGACGAGGAGACTGGCGCAGAGTACAGCGGACAGGGACTTGACCAGATAGGACTTCCTGTGCCACTCAAGTTCGGCGAGTACAATGCTTACCAGATCCATCTTGTTAGGAAGTAG
- a CDS encoding ABC transporter substrate-binding protein → MRRTMKKAVAVGLAAATAFSLCACGGGDGSKGGSSKDALEVVIWDNNQQKGLQQICDLFTEETGIKVDVQVKEWDSYWTLLEAGASGGDMPDVFWMHSNNSQMYMKNNKLLKLDDYIEKSDKVDMSNYMSEITELYTYDGSYYAIPKDYDTIALWYNKKMFDDAGLEYPNENWTWDDLYDAAKKLTKDDGSQYGFCMNTSNDQDTYYNMVYSMGGYIVNDDHTKSGYDDANTIKAMDYVGKLLKDCCPPATTMSETGTDVMFQSGTVAMITQGSWMTAGFLDNEYLVENCDVAILPYDKTTGMRTSICNGLGWAASAGTKRPDDCWKLIEWFGSKEMQEKQAELGVTMSAYNNTSDKWVNCTDKFNLNAYLDITKESTVPGVTNELVLRPYTYNSTVWSQAAQTFFADAWADPSKMEQSCKDFAVQMNQYIDEEDK, encoded by the coding sequence ATGAGAAGAACAATGAAGAAAGCAGTGGCAGTAGGGCTTGCAGCAGCAACAGCATTTTCACTGTGCGCATGTGGCGGCGGCGATGGAAGTAAGGGCGGCAGCAGCAAGGATGCACTTGAGGTAGTTATCTGGGATAACAACCAGCAGAAGGGTCTGCAGCAGATATGTGATCTTTTCACAGAAGAGACAGGAATCAAGGTTGATGTACAGGTTAAGGAGTGGGATTCATACTGGACACTTCTTGAGGCTGGAGCATCAGGTGGAGATATGCCGGATGTATTCTGGATGCACTCCAACAACTCACAGATGTACATGAAGAACAACAAGCTCTTAAAGCTCGATGACTACATCGAAAAGAGTGACAAAGTTGATATGAGCAACTACATGTCAGAGATCACAGAGCTCTACACATATGATGGTTCATATTATGCAATACCAAAGGATTACGATACAATCGCTCTCTGGTACAACAAGAAGATGTTCGATGATGCAGGACTTGAGTATCCAAATGAGAACTGGACATGGGATGATCTCTATGATGCAGCTAAGAAACTCACAAAGGATGACGGTTCACAGTACGGTTTCTGTATGAACACATCAAACGATCAGGATACTTACTACAACATGGTTTACTCAATGGGCGGTTACATCGTAAATGACGATCACACAAAGTCAGGATATGATGATGCCAACACTATCAAGGCTATGGATTATGTAGGAAAGCTCCTCAAGGATTGCTGTCCACCAGCAACAACAATGTCAGAGACAGGTACAGACGTTATGTTCCAGTCAGGCACAGTAGCAATGATCACGCAGGGTTCATGGATGACAGCAGGATTCCTTGACAATGAGTATCTCGTTGAGAACTGTGACGTAGCAATTCTTCCATATGACAAGACAACAGGTATGAGAACTTCTATCTGTAACGGACTTGGATGGGCTGCATCAGCAGGCACAAAGAGACCAGATGACTGCTGGAAGCTTATCGAGTGGTTCGGTTCAAAGGAGATGCAGGAGAAGCAGGCTGAGCTCGGTGTAACAATGTCAGCTTACAACAACACATCAGACAAGTGGGTTAACTGTACAGATAAGTTCAACCTCAACGCTTACCTTGATATCACAAAGGAGTCAACAGTTCCAGGCGTAACAAATGAGCTTGTACTCAGACCTTACACATACAATTCAACAGTATGGTCACAGGCAGCACAGACCTTCTTCGCAGATGCATGGGCAGATCCATCAAAGATGGAGCAGTCATGTAAGGACTTCGCAGTTCAGATGAACCAGTACATCGATGAGGAAGACAAGTAA
- a CDS encoding MATE family efflux transporter produces the protein MNAALDIDKPEKTKRSKRTTDMTTGSPAKLLFYFAMPLFIGNILQQFYNLADTSLAGHLLGDTALAQIGATAALYSLITNVAFGLNNGFALFVSRNFGADNKIEMKRSVCWAVLLSVISTILLTTSFLVFRRPLLTLLQVPADTMDGALSYLTVILAGIPLTMAYNLESSLLRSIGNSVTPLIFLVFSSVLNVILDYLFMGPFSMGVRGAAIATVTSQGISAILGLFCILRGYPELRFGKQDMKVSIHFVFEMFWTGLSMALMSAIYNIGSVILQGSINALGNVYIAAQVGGRRLAEFFYTPGIALGTSAATFASQNYGAHKNSRIKKGIFAAITMYGVWWVLAMICTFTIARSILVLITGSSDNTVISNGLMYLKISIPMIPPMAVLVIVRNALQGMCHSVAPLLCSALEMIGKIIFAVFLVPVYGYVAVCVCEPVTWVVCFLFIMGATLIFRADFRDPDKL, from the coding sequence ATGAACGCTGCCTTAGATATTGATAAACCAGAAAAAACAAAACGGAGCAAACGCACAACCGACATGACAACAGGAAGCCCGGCAAAGCTTTTGTTTTATTTTGCCATGCCTCTTTTTATCGGAAATATACTTCAGCAGTTTTACAATCTGGCTGACACCTCCCTGGCAGGACACCTTCTCGGAGATACCGCCCTTGCACAGATAGGTGCCACCGCCGCACTGTACAGCCTCATCACAAATGTAGCTTTCGGACTTAATAATGGCTTTGCTCTGTTCGTCAGCAGAAACTTCGGTGCGGACAATAAAATTGAGATGAAACGCTCCGTGTGCTGGGCTGTCCTGTTGTCGGTCATATCTACAATACTACTCACCACATCATTTCTAGTCTTTAGACGGCCTCTGTTGACACTTCTTCAGGTGCCTGCTGATACTATGGATGGTGCACTGAGTTATCTTACTGTCATCCTCGCTGGAATACCTCTCACCATGGCTTATAATCTTGAATCAAGTCTTCTGAGATCCATCGGCAACAGTGTGACACCTCTTATCTTTCTCGTGTTCAGCAGCGTGCTCAACGTAATTCTGGACTACCTGTTCATGGGACCTTTCTCCATGGGCGTCCGCGGTGCTGCCATTGCCACCGTCACCTCCCAGGGAATAAGTGCCATACTCGGATTATTCTGTATCCTTCGAGGATATCCTGAGCTCAGATTTGGAAAACAGGATATGAAAGTTTCTATCCACTTTGTATTTGAAATGTTTTGGACAGGTCTCAGCATGGCTCTTATGAGTGCCATATATAATATAGGAAGTGTTATTCTTCAGGGAAGTATAAACGCACTCGGAAATGTCTACATCGCAGCCCAGGTGGGCGGCAGAAGGCTTGCCGAGTTCTTCTACACACCGGGAATTGCCCTCGGAACAAGTGCTGCCACATTTGCCAGCCAGAACTATGGTGCTCACAAAAATTCCAGAATCAAGAAAGGAATATTCGCCGCCATTACCATGTATGGAGTGTGGTGGGTGCTTGCTATGATCTGCACCTTCACCATTGCAAGATCTATTCTAGTGCTGATAACCGGAAGCTCAGACAATACAGTTATATCCAATGGTCTCATGTATCTCAAGATCAGCATACCGATGATACCGCCTATGGCGGTTCTCGTAATAGTACGAAATGCCCTTCAGGGAATGTGCCACTCAGTGGCGCCGCTGCTGTGCAGCGCACTGGAGATGATCGGCAAGATAATATTTGCAGTATTTCTCGTTCCTGTCTACGGCTACGTTGCCGTGTGCGTATGTGAACCGGTGACTTGGGTAGTATGTTTCCTGTTCATCATGGGAGCCACCCTGATATTCAGAGCAGACTTCCGTGATCCTGACAAACTATGA
- a CDS encoding carbohydrate ABC transporter permease: MSDNNKKVEEKAAEIIQATETQTVKPAAAEDKEFKKKKSTTWERNQRKWGWAFILPTMIGIIVLNLWPIVQTIYQSFCKVGSFGDSSFAGFANYKKMFADPEVWQSLLNTFKYAIIEVPFSIAIALILAVFLNRKMHGRTIYRAIFFLPMVVAPAAVAMVWRWLYNSQFGLLNHILGTKIEWISNPKIAWISVAIIGVWSIIGYNMVLFLAGLQEIPKDYYEAADIDGASGVRAFFKITLPLLSPTVFFVLVTRVIGALQVFDLVYMVMDISNPALKKTESIVYLFYQYSFQNGNKGYGSAIVVLLLAVIMVLTVFQMIGQKKWVHYN; this comes from the coding sequence ATGTCAGATAACAACAAGAAAGTTGAAGAAAAAGCGGCTGAGATAATCCAGGCTACAGAGACACAGACAGTTAAGCCGGCAGCAGCAGAAGATAAAGAGTTCAAGAAAAAGAAGTCAACAACATGGGAAAGAAACCAGCGCAAATGGGGCTGGGCATTCATCCTCCCAACAATGATAGGAATCATCGTACTTAACTTATGGCCTATAGTACAGACAATATATCAGTCATTCTGTAAGGTTGGATCATTCGGAGATTCATCATTTGCAGGATTTGCAAATTACAAGAAGATGTTTGCTGACCCTGAGGTATGGCAGTCACTTCTCAATACATTCAAGTATGCGATCATTGAGGTTCCATTCTCAATCGCCATCGCACTTATACTTGCGGTATTCCTGAATCGTAAGATGCACGGAAGAACAATATACAGAGCAATATTCTTCCTGCCAATGGTAGTTGCACCTGCAGCTGTAGCCATGGTATGGAGATGGTTATACAATTCACAGTTCGGTCTGTTAAACCACATCCTCGGTACAAAGATCGAGTGGATATCCAATCCAAAGATCGCATGGATCTCAGTTGCGATCATCGGTGTATGGTCAATCATTGGTTACAACATGGTTCTGTTCCTTGCAGGACTTCAGGAGATACCTAAGGATTACTACGAGGCAGCGGATATTGACGGAGCATCAGGAGTAAGAGCTTTCTTCAAGATTACTCTTCCACTTCTCTCTCCTACAGTATTCTTCGTACTCGTAACAAGAGTAATCGGAGCACTTCAGGTATTCGACCTTGTATACATGGTAATGGATATTTCCAATCCGGCCCTCAAGAAGACAGAGTCCATCGTATATCTGTTCTACCAGTATTCGTTTCAGAATGGTAACAAGGGTTATGGATCAGCAATAGTAGTTCTTCTTCTCGCAGTCATCATGGTACTTACAGTATTCCAGATGATCGGTCAGAAGAAGTGGGTTCATTATAACTAG
- a CDS encoding AraC family transcriptional regulator codes for MVRKVGLTDSVGFACLEDLQLSNSYMWGTAISLDYCGREDCIKGWKFGPYVRESYVIHIVKKGKGVFTIGGKSYELEAGQAFIIRPGEETIYKADDDDPWSYMWVGFHGYRAEDFIESMGYKKDSPIIKIEQMDTCATCINNMLEYSQITRINEVKRQSALMMLFATIMEDNTSGQQENDNVEYPSKIYVKAAVDFITEKYMNKIKIDDIADFIGISRSHLTGSFKKEMGVSPQEYLINFRLEKAASLLRSSKEQINIIAYQCGYEDSLSFSKAFKQKFGMSPKSFRNLEVELETGKAKGDHEASKL; via the coding sequence ATGGTAAGAAAAGTTGGTTTAACAGACAGTGTTGGTTTTGCTTGCCTGGAAGATCTCCAATTGTCTAACTCCTATATGTGGGGTACCGCAATCAGTCTGGACTATTGTGGCAGAGAGGATTGCATCAAGGGGTGGAAGTTCGGACCATATGTGAGGGAGTCATACGTCATCCATATCGTAAAAAAAGGCAAGGGAGTATTTACTATAGGTGGTAAGAGTTATGAGCTGGAGGCGGGACAGGCTTTCATCATCAGACCGGGAGAAGAAACCATATACAAGGCAGATGATGATGATCCTTGGAGTTATATGTGGGTAGGATTCCACGGATACAGAGCAGAGGATTTCATAGAGTCCATGGGTTATAAGAAGGATTCTCCGATCATTAAGATCGAGCAGATGGACACATGTGCAACATGTATAAACAATATGCTTGAGTATTCGCAGATCACACGTATAAACGAGGTCAAGAGACAGAGTGCGCTTATGATGTTGTTTGCTACTATTATGGAGGACAATACATCTGGTCAGCAGGAGAATGACAATGTAGAGTATCCAAGTAAGATATACGTCAAGGCGGCAGTTGATTTCATCACTGAGAAGTATATGAACAAGATCAAGATAGATGATATTGCTGATTTCATAGGGATAAGCAGAAGTCATCTGACAGGAAGCTTCAAGAAGGAGATGGGTGTCTCACCACAGGAATATCTGATTAATTTCCGATTGGAGAAAGCTGCAAGTTTGCTTAGATCTTCAAAGGAACAGATCAATATAATCGCATACCAGTGTGGTTATGAGGATTCGCTTTCATTCTCAAAGGCATTTAAGCAGAAGTTCGGGATGAGCCCGAAATCATTTCGAAATCTAGAGGTGGAGCTTGAGACAGGCAAAGCCAAGGGTGACCATGAGGCATCTAAGCTTTAG
- a CDS encoding AraC family transcriptional regulator, with protein MILHRTTVMVDTHGRESRADDIHQFDFAAYDADMHQFISGCIPPHWHDELEVFVLLSGQVEVVTGDISCIVNAGEGCFINGGVLHTFRALSLGECRYHSFVFESSIVAGAPGSIFDTKYMKPFVEKGHSFVHMKRDEGMEPFFEEFDRCFDACAGEGYAYEFDIRDSLTRMILCIAQNMNAPGDSDMPHLAEVRIKDMLGWIDRNLKDEITVSGIAGSANICVRECQRIFSQYVHYRPMEYVQRRRITLAAELLRTTHRQVTDIALECGFSSVSYFIKQFKNIVGCTPTGYRKKGGDSEK; from the coding sequence ATGATACTACACAGGACCACGGTCATGGTCGACACACATGGAAGGGAGAGCAGGGCGGACGATATACATCAATTTGACTTTGCTGCGTATGACGCAGATATGCATCAGTTTATATCTGGATGCATACCGCCACACTGGCATGACGAGCTGGAGGTGTTTGTTTTGCTCAGCGGACAGGTGGAGGTTGTCACTGGAGATATTTCATGCATTGTGAATGCAGGTGAGGGATGTTTTATAAACGGTGGTGTACTTCACACTTTCCGGGCGCTGTCGCTGGGAGAGTGCCGTTATCATTCGTTTGTATTCGAAAGTTCCATAGTTGCCGGGGCGCCAGGAAGTATATTTGACACCAAATATATGAAGCCGTTTGTGGAGAAAGGGCATTCGTTTGTGCATATGAAGAGAGATGAGGGCATGGAGCCATTCTTTGAGGAATTTGACAGATGTTTTGATGCCTGCGCGGGCGAGGGTTATGCATATGAATTTGACATCAGGGATAGCCTAACAAGAATGATATTATGTATAGCACAGAATATGAATGCACCTGGAGACTCAGACATGCCGCATCTTGCGGAGGTCAGGATAAAGGATATGCTTGGCTGGATAGACAGAAATTTAAAAGATGAGATAACCGTCAGCGGTATAGCAGGAAGTGCAAATATCTGCGTCAGGGAGTGCCAGAGGATATTCAGCCAGTATGTGCATTACAGACCGATGGAATATGTCCAACGGCGCCGCATAACACTGGCGGCCGAATTGCTCCGGACCACCCATAGACAGGTAACGGATATTGCACTTGAGTGTGGCTTCAGCAGTGTGAGTTACTTCATAAAACAATTCAAAAATATTGTGGGATGTACCCCTACGGGCTATAGAAAGAAGGGTGGAGACAGTGAGAAATGA
- a CDS encoding carbohydrate ABC transporter permease, which translates to MTRGVQFKRRMQRLLIHLILIIFSIIMIVPFVWMTLTAFKTVTEATSVSPFVIFPSQWRTDAFTTVWNNMNFLVLYKNTLLLIFFRVVCACLTATLAGYAFARLKFKGRDFMFSLILFQMMIPSQIFIIPQFLMISKMGMTNTMFALVFPGIVTAFGTFLLKQAYMGLPGDLEEAARLDGCNIPKTFVFVMAPLARSSMVALGIFTAVFAFKDLMWPLVVNSSANKMPLSAALATMQGQYQSNYPQLMAASLISCIPMIVIYLIFQKQFVEGIATSGGKL; encoded by the coding sequence ATGACAAGAGGCGTACAGTTTAAGAGAAGAATGCAGAGATTATTGATTCACCTCATTCTGATCATATTCTCAATCATTATGATAGTGCCATTTGTATGGATGACACTCACAGCATTTAAGACAGTAACAGAGGCAACTTCGGTAAGTCCATTCGTAATATTCCCATCACAGTGGCGTACAGATGCGTTCACTACTGTTTGGAATAACATGAACTTCCTTGTTCTCTACAAGAACACATTACTGCTCATATTCTTCAGAGTTGTGTGTGCATGTCTCACAGCAACACTCGCAGGATATGCATTTGCAAGACTTAAGTTCAAGGGCAGAGACTTTATGTTCTCCCTGATACTTTTCCAGATGATGATTCCTTCACAGATATTCATCATCCCACAGTTCCTGATGATCAGTAAGATGGGCATGACAAATACAATGTTTGCTCTGGTATTCCCGGGAATTGTAACAGCGTTCGGTACTTTCCTGCTCAAGCAGGCTTACATGGGACTTCCTGGAGATCTCGAGGAGGCAGCGAGACTTGACGGATGTAACATTCCAAAGACATTCGTGTTCGTCATGGCTCCGCTTGCAAGATCATCGATGGTTGCCCTCGGTATATTCACAGCAGTGTTCGCATTCAAGGATCTGATGTGGCCACTGGTTGTAAACAGCAGTGCAAACAAGATGCCGCTCTCAGCAGCTCTTGCAACAATGCAGGGACAGTATCAGTCCAACTATCCACAGCTGATGGCTGCATCTCTTATATCATGTATACCAATGATCGTTATATACCTGATATTCCAGAAGCAGTTCGTAGAAGGTATCGCAACATCAGGTGGAAAGCTCTAA